From the genome of Candidatus Competibacteraceae bacterium:
TCAACGAGGGCAACGCCGTCAAACTGGAAATCGCCCAGGAAGTTTCCAACGTAGTGCCCTCGGCCAATTCGGCGACTCAAGGCCCGACCACCAACAAACGATCCATCAAGACCAATGTGATGGTCGAGGATGGACAGATCCTGGTTCTGGGTGGACTGATCGACGATCAGTTGACCGAGACCGCGCAAAAGGTGCCACTGCTGGGCGATATTCCGTTGTTGGGCAACCTGTTTCGCTATCGCAATACCACCAAGCTCAAGCGCAACCTGATGGTGTTCCTGCATCCGGTGATCCTGCGGGACCCGGCGCAGGGCAATCTGTACACCAGCAGCAAGTACAGCTACATCCGCCAAGAGCAACTGGCGGCCCGGGACAAGGGGGTTTATCTGTTGCCCAACGTGCAATCACCGGTGCTCAAGCCCCAAGAGGAGGTAAAGGCGCAAGGCACGATTCTCAACACCTCGCCACCACCGGTCGCCGCGCCGCCGCCGCCCGCGGCTGTGGAGCCGGCGGCGGGTTTCGGGTTCAATAACCGATGAGCCAGCCAGCCGCCAGCGTCGAGTCCTTGCCGGCCAGCGTGGGCGAGGCCGTGGGCGAGACCGTGGGCGAGCACCTCTTGTTGCCTTATGCGTTTGCCAAGCGCCATGGCGTGTTGGTGGTGGATGAGGAGGATGGTAAGGTGACTGTCGCTTGCCGGCAGGGCATCGGCACGCGCAGTCTGGTGGAGTTGCGCCGTTTTCTGAATACCCCGCTGCGGCCGGTGCTGGTGCCGGCCGAGCATTTCGAGCGGATGCTGCAGGACAGCTACGAAGGCGACAGCGACGGCGCGGCTCGCATGATGGAGGATCTCGGCGATGAGATGGACCTCAATCAGGTGGCGCAGAGCCTGCCCGAGCCGGAGGATTTGCTGGAAAGCGCCGACGACGCGCCGATCATCCGCTTGATCAACGCGCTGCTGACCGGGGCAATCAAGGAGGGCGCTTCGGATATCCACATCGAATCGTTCGAGAACCGGTTGTTGGTGCGGTTCCGGGTGGACGGTGTGCTGCGGGAGGCCCTGCAGCCGCCGCGGGCGCTGGGACCGCTGCTGGTGTCTCGGGTCAAGGTCATGGCCCACCTCGACATCGCCGAAAAGCGCTTGCCGCAGGACGGGCGGATTTCGCTCAAGGTGGCCGGACGGCCGGTGGACGTGCGGGTCTCGACCCTGCCGACCGGTCATGGCGAACGAGTGGTGCTGCGCCTGCTGGACAAGCGCGAAGGTCGGCTGGATTTGCGCCATCTGGGTATGCAAGCGCACGACGAGCTGCGCTTGCTGAAAGTGATTCATCGTCCACACGGCATTCTGCTGGTCACCGGCCCGACCGGGTCCGGCAAGACCACCACCCTCTACGCCGGGCTGACCCAGCTCAACGATCGCAAGCGCAACATCATGACCGTCGAGGACCCCATCGAGTATTACCTGGACGGGATCAGCCAAACCCAGGTCAATACCAAGGTCGAAATGACCTTCGCCCGTGGCTTGCGCGCCATCCTGCGCCAGGACCCCGACGTGGTCATGGTCGGCGAAATCCGCGATCTGGAAACAGCCGAAATCGCGGTGCAGGCGTCGCTGACCGGCCATCTGGTCCTGTCCACCCTGCATACCAATAGCGCGGTCGGTGCCATCACTCGACTGCGCGATATGGGCGTGGAACCGTTTCTGTTGTCCTCATCGTTGGTTGGCGTGCTGGCTCAGCGTTTGGTGCGCAAGCTGTGCCCCCACTGCAAACAGCCGCATGTCGCCACCCCGGCCGATTGCGAGGTGTTGTGCGTCGATCCCACCGTGTTGCCGACGCTTTATGTTCCGGTCGGTTGCGGTCAGTGCAACCAGACCGGATTCCGGGGCCGCGGCGGGATTTTCGAGCTGGTGGTGCTGGACGAGGCGATGCAAACCCTGATTCACGAGGGCAAGGGCGAGCAGGAAATGGAGCGCCATGCCCGGTTGTCCAGTCCCAGTATCCGCGATGATGGCCGCCGGCGTGTGCTGGCGGGCGATACCGCATTGTCGGAACTGATTCGGGTAACCAAGGAGGACTAGGTGCCGGCGTTTCAGTACAGTGCGCTCGACCTCAAAGGCCGTCAGCGCAAAGGCTTGATCGAAGCCGATACGCCCCGGCTGGCCCGGCAGACGCTGCGCGAGCGCGGTCTGAACCCGCTGGGAGTCGAGGAGGTGGCCAGTCGCGAGCGTCGGCGCGGCGATCACTGGTGGAGCGGGCGAGTTCGGATCAGCGCCACCGATCTGGCCTTGATTACCCGGCAGCTGGCGACTTTGGTCGGTTCCGGCCTGCCGCTGGAAGAAGCGCTGGGCGGGGTGGCTCAGCAGGCCGAGCGGGCGCGGCTCAGCGGTTTGCTGCTGGCGGTGCGCACCCGGGTACTGGAAGGTCACACGCTGGCGACCGCGCTCGGCGATTTTCCGCAGGTATTCCCGGAACTGTACCGGGCCACCGTCGCCGCCGGCGAGCAGTCCGGCCATCTCGATGTGGTGTTCGAGCGGCTGGCCGATTACACCGAGGCTCGCCAGCAGATGCGCCAAAAGGTCGGTCTGGCGTTGTTCTATCCCTTGCTGCTGACCGGCGTCGCCATCCTGATCGTCGCCGGCCTGCTGACCTATGTGGTGCCGCAAGTGGTGCAGGTATTTAGCAGCCTCAACCAGCAGTTGCCGGCGCTGACCCGCGGTCTGATCGCCCTGAGCGATTTCCTGCGCCAGTACGGTTGGTTGGTACTACTCGCGCTGGCGGCCGGCGCGGTCGGTTGGGTCTACGCGCTGCGTCGGATCGGTTTCCAGCGGCGGGTGCATCGCGTGCTGCTGCGTTTGCCGTTGCTGGCGCGCTTGATTCGGGGGACCAATACCGCCCGCTTTGCCCGTACCTTCAGCATCCTGATGGCGAGCGGCGTGCCGGTGTTGGAGGCCTTGCGGATTTCCTCGCAGGTGCTCGGTAACCTACCGATGC
Proteins encoded in this window:
- the gspF gene encoding type II secretion system inner membrane protein GspF; this translates as MPAFQYSALDLKGRQRKGLIEADTPRLARQTLRERGLNPLGVEEVASRERRRGDHWWSGRVRISATDLALITRQLATLVGSGLPLEEALGGVAQQAERARLSGLLLAVRTRVLEGHTLATALGDFPQVFPELYRATVAAGEQSGHLDVVFERLADYTEARQQMRQKVGLALFYPLLLTGVAILIVAGLLTYVVPQVVQVFSSLNQQLPALTRGLIALSDFLRQYGWLVLLALAAGAVGWVYALRRIGFQRRVHRVLLRLPLLARLIRGTNTARFARTFSILMASGVPVLEALRISSQVLGNLPMREAVEQAAVRVKEGASLYKAVSASGYFPPMTVQLIASGEASGRLENMLERAAVQQERETETLIAALLGIFEPMLILFMGGVVLVIVLAILLPIFDLNQLVH
- the gspE gene encoding type II secretion system ATPase GspE, with translation MSQPAASVESLPASVGEAVGETVGEHLLLPYAFAKRHGVLVVDEEDGKVTVACRQGIGTRSLVELRRFLNTPLRPVLVPAEHFERMLQDSYEGDSDGAARMMEDLGDEMDLNQVAQSLPEPEDLLESADDAPIIRLINALLTGAIKEGASDIHIESFENRLLVRFRVDGVLREALQPPRALGPLLVSRVKVMAHLDIAEKRLPQDGRISLKVAGRPVDVRVSTLPTGHGERVVLRLLDKREGRLDLRHLGMQAHDELRLLKVIHRPHGILLVTGPTGSGKTTTLYAGLTQLNDRKRNIMTVEDPIEYYLDGISQTQVNTKVEMTFARGLRAILRQDPDVVMVGEIRDLETAEIAVQASLTGHLVLSTLHTNSAVGAITRLRDMGVEPFLLSSSLVGVLAQRLVRKLCPHCKQPHVATPADCEVLCVDPTVLPTLYVPVGCGQCNQTGFRGRGGIFELVVLDEAMQTLIHEGKGEQEMERHARLSSPSIRDDGRRRVLAGDTALSELIRVTKED